One region of Polynucleobacter sp. SHI8 genomic DNA includes:
- a CDS encoding D-2-hydroxyacid dehydrogenase family protein: MHIVVLDDFENALAVLKDNDTVKAKATIELHQDRLLGDALVAALKPANIIVMNRDRTPLRKALLDQLPNLQYVVFTGSRNLLIDYDVLEARKIPVSYTEFGPSKETTVELTWALILAAYKRIGEQSQLLKDGKWRNEHSVLPALIGERLGVLGLGNIGAKVAKVGVAFGMDVVTWSPNMTPERAAEHGVKAVSKEELLSTSKIVTLHLVPGETTRGIINAQTLSIMRSDALLVNTSRSTLINTADLVKALKVGKPGMAALDVYDDEPLPKDDPFRQLNNILMTPHLGFVSQPVYQRLSQGAVMAIEAWLKGEPLVNIVKK, encoded by the coding sequence ATGCATATTGTTGTATTAGATGATTTTGAAAACGCACTTGCCGTTTTAAAGGATAACGACACCGTCAAAGCAAAAGCCACGATTGAACTCCATCAAGATCGTCTACTAGGAGATGCTTTGGTTGCCGCACTCAAGCCTGCTAATATCATTGTGATGAATCGTGACAGAACACCTCTTAGAAAAGCTTTGCTTGATCAATTGCCTAATTTGCAATATGTTGTGTTTACAGGAAGCCGTAATTTACTGATTGACTATGATGTATTAGAAGCCCGCAAGATACCGGTCAGTTATACAGAGTTTGGACCATCTAAAGAAACTACAGTTGAATTAACATGGGCGCTTATTTTGGCAGCCTATAAGAGGATCGGTGAGCAGAGTCAATTATTAAAAGATGGCAAGTGGCGTAACGAACATTCTGTATTACCTGCCCTAATTGGGGAGCGTTTAGGCGTTCTTGGTCTCGGAAATATTGGTGCTAAAGTTGCGAAAGTAGGGGTCGCATTTGGTATGGATGTAGTGACTTGGAGTCCTAATATGACTCCTGAGCGAGCTGCTGAGCATGGCGTCAAGGCAGTTAGTAAAGAAGAGTTGCTGAGTACCTCTAAGATTGTTACTTTACATTTAGTGCCTGGTGAGACCACACGTGGGATTATTAATGCGCAAACTCTTTCTATCATGAGAAGTGATGCTCTTTTAGTTAACACCTCACGATCAACCTTAATTAACACTGCTGACTTGGTTAAAGCTTTAAAAGTAGGTAAACCAGGGATGGCGGCACTTGATGTATATGATGACGAACCCTTGCCGAAGGACGATCCGTTTAGACAATTAAATAATATACTTATGACCCCACATTTGGGATTTGTTTCACAGCCTGTATATCAAAGGCTTTCCCAAGGTGCTGTGATGGCGATTGAGGCTTGGCTAAAAGGTGAACCCTTAGTTAATATCGTCAAAAAGTAA
- the modB gene encoding molybdate ABC transporter permease subunit has product MDWQALYLSIQLGLLTSIVLIPLGIFVSFWMQRQSTLTNQILETLFTLPLVLPPTVLGYYMLVGFGKGSWIGEWLYQLTHVSFVFSFAGIWLASLIFNIPFAWLPIRRAFEAIPQDLKDAYQTCGLNPWQAFWKIELPLAWKGIVTALIMTFTHTLGEFGVVLMVGGNIPGSTRTVSISIYDQMQTLHMDEAGMMALILLIISFLGLLISQWILTRQQSMSRYKA; this is encoded by the coding sequence ATGGATTGGCAAGCACTTTATCTCTCGATTCAATTGGGATTATTAACGAGTATTGTCTTAATACCGTTGGGTATTTTTGTATCTTTTTGGATGCAAAGACAATCAACATTGACTAATCAAATACTCGAAACGCTATTTACACTCCCACTTGTTTTACCACCAACAGTTCTTGGATACTACATGTTAGTAGGTTTTGGTAAGGGCAGTTGGATCGGTGAGTGGCTATATCAGTTAACACATGTTTCATTCGTATTCTCATTTGCAGGTATTTGGTTAGCCAGTTTAATTTTTAATATTCCATTTGCATGGCTACCCATTCGTAGAGCCTTTGAGGCTATCCCTCAAGATCTAAAAGATGCTTATCAAACCTGTGGTCTCAACCCATGGCAAGCATTCTGGAAAATAGAGTTGCCGCTTGCTTGGAAAGGAATTGTGACGGCACTCATTATGACGTTTACGCATACACTTGGGGAGTTTGGAGTGGTTCTGATGGTGGGTGGAAATATTCCTGGCAGTACGAGAACAGTTTCCATTTCAATTTATGATCAAATGCAAACCTTGCATATGGATGAAGCGGGCATGATGGCGTTAATCTTATTGATTATTTCATTCTTAGGCTTATTAATTAGTCAATGGATTTTGACTCGTCAGCAGAGTATGTCCCGTTATAAAGCGTAA
- a CDS encoding XdhC family protein, which yields MENIDITVLRQLHTWRSEHKKAMLVTVVRTWGSSPRPIGSIMALCEDSRVVGSVSGGCIEDDLIRQHLEPGALKDQLPRLMQYGITADEAHRFGLPCGGTLELVLEYNPQAQPLKELIDHLGHGQLVARCLDLTSTEVTLRTTDQPAELEITPTSLINTFGPEYRMLIIGAGQMSEYLATMALFNGFSVTICDPRDEYRSSWSVPNVALDFGSPDDMVTQFKPDSRTCVVALTHDPKLDDLALLEALETEAFYVGAIGSRRNNASRKSRLIEHFGHSEKSLEKLRGPIGIYIGSKTPSEIAVSVMAEILAVKNGVTLPREMTVAIAKQGLDSE from the coding sequence ATGGAAAATATTGACATCACAGTTCTGCGGCAGTTACATACTTGGCGAAGTGAGCATAAAAAAGCAATGCTCGTGACAGTGGTAAGGACTTGGGGATCTTCACCAAGACCTATTGGTTCGATCATGGCTCTGTGTGAGGACAGTCGGGTGGTTGGAAGTGTTTCTGGTGGTTGCATTGAGGATGATCTTATTCGTCAACACCTCGAACCAGGGGCCCTCAAAGATCAATTGCCGCGATTAATGCAATATGGCATTACTGCAGATGAAGCACATCGATTTGGCTTGCCATGTGGAGGAACTTTAGAATTAGTATTAGAGTACAACCCCCAAGCCCAACCATTAAAGGAATTAATTGATCATTTAGGTCATGGCCAATTAGTGGCACGTTGTTTAGATCTTACAAGTACAGAAGTGACTTTGAGGACTACTGATCAGCCTGCTGAACTTGAAATTACACCTACCTCTTTAATCAATACCTTTGGTCCAGAATATCGGATGTTAATTATTGGTGCAGGTCAAATGAGTGAATATTTAGCCACGATGGCTTTATTTAATGGTTTTTCTGTCACCATCTGTGATCCTAGAGATGAGTATCGATCTAGTTGGTCAGTTCCCAATGTGGCACTTGATTTTGGATCCCCAGATGATATGGTGACTCAATTTAAGCCTGATTCAAGAACCTGTGTCGTGGCACTTACACACGACCCGAAATTAGATGATTTAGCGTTGCTTGAGGCCTTAGAAACAGAGGCATTTTATGTTGGAGCGATTGGCTCAAGACGAAACAATGCTTCCCGAAAATCAAGACTGATTGAGCATTTTGGACACTCTGAAAAATCCTTAGAAAAATTACGAGGACCCATTGGTATTTATATTGGGAGTAAAACACCCTCTGAGATTGCTGTTAGTGTTATGGCAGAAATTTTGGCAGTGAAAAATGGCGTGACCTTACCCAGAGAAATGACAGTCGCTATTGCTAAGCAGGGTTTGGATTCAGAATAA
- a CDS encoding peroxiredoxin — protein sequence MTIRLGDQAPNFEQESSIGKINFYDWAGDSWVILFSHPADFTPVCTTELGLTAKLKPEFDKRNVKAIALSVDPADKHVTWIKDIEETQKTVVGFPIIADEDKTVSNLYDMIHPNQSATATVRSLFVIDPKKVVRLMITYPMSTGRNFDEVLRVVDALQLTDAYTVATPGNWKDGDDVIIPMTVQDPEVIKVKYPKGVTSPRPYLRITPQPNK from the coding sequence ATGACAATTCGACTTGGCGATCAAGCCCCAAATTTTGAACAAGAATCATCCATCGGTAAAATCAATTTCTATGACTGGGCTGGCGATTCTTGGGTGATTTTATTTTCTCACCCCGCTGACTTTACACCTGTATGTACAACAGAACTCGGTTTAACGGCTAAGTTAAAGCCTGAGTTTGATAAGCGCAATGTCAAAGCTATTGCATTATCTGTTGACCCAGCTGATAAGCATGTGACTTGGATTAAAGATATTGAAGAAACTCAAAAGACTGTAGTTGGTTTTCCGATTATTGCGGACGAAGATAAAACGGTTTCTAATTTATACGACATGATTCATCCAAACCAATCTGCAACTGCAACCGTGCGTTCACTCTTTGTGATTGACCCGAAAAAAGTTGTGCGTTTAATGATTACTTATCCAATGAGTACTGGACGCAATTTTGATGAAGTCTTACGTGTTGTCGATGCCTTACAATTGACTGATGCCTACACAGTAGCTACCCCAGGAAACTGGAAAGATGGAGACGATGTCATTATTCCAATGACAGTTCAAGATCCAGAAGTGATTAAAGTAAAGTATCCAAAAGGTGTAACATCACCAAGACCTTATTTACGCATCACACCGCAACCAAATAAGTAA
- a CDS encoding DUF4936 family protein, with translation MNQAILYVYYKLKPSDHTALKEGILRLQSEIKKFDSLLKFQVLQRPEIGSDGNETWMEVYHHPEGITPTMIQQIHQIALSCGLPEQRKNELFIPLR, from the coding sequence ATGAACCAAGCCATATTATATGTTTACTATAAGCTCAAGCCGAGTGATCATACCGCTTTAAAAGAGGGTATCCTTCGCTTGCAGTCAGAAATAAAAAAATTTGATTCCTTACTAAAATTTCAGGTTTTACAACGTCCAGAAATTGGTAGTGATGGAAATGAAACTTGGATGGAGGTTTATCATCATCCTGAAGGGATTACTCCAACAATGATTCAGCAAATTCATCAAATTGCTTTATCCTGTGGATTGCCTGAGCAAAGAAAGAATGAACTCTTTATTCCTTTGCGTTAA
- a CDS encoding UbiX family flavin prenyltransferase: protein MTNPQRLIVGISGASGIIYGIRILQTLADSDVETHLVMSESARLTLSSESNMNVKEVEALATEVHHIKNIGATIASGSFKTMGMVIAPCSIRSLSEISWGMTTSLLSRAADVVLKERRRLVLLVRETPLHAGHLKTMLQATENGAIIMPPVPAFYAQPETIDEMVNHTVGRCLDLFDIDTKLTKRWEGIGKKE from the coding sequence ATGACGAATCCGCAACGATTGATTGTTGGTATTAGTGGTGCATCTGGCATTATCTACGGTATTCGTATTTTACAAACCTTAGCAGATTCCGACGTAGAAACACATCTAGTGATGTCTGAATCTGCGCGTTTGACTTTAAGTTCTGAATCAAACATGAACGTTAAAGAGGTGGAAGCGTTAGCAACTGAAGTGCATCATATTAAAAATATTGGTGCGACGATTGCTTCAGGCTCCTTTAAAACGATGGGTATGGTGATTGCACCATGTTCAATTCGATCTTTATCTGAAATTTCTTGGGGGATGACAACGAGTTTACTATCACGCGCAGCAGATGTTGTTTTAAAAGAGCGCCGTCGCTTAGTACTTTTGGTTCGTGAAACGCCATTACATGCAGGGCATTTAAAAACGATGTTACAAGCGACCGAAAATGGAGCCATTATTATGCCTCCAGTTCCTGCTTTTTATGCACAACCAGAGACGATTGATGAGATGGTTAATCACACGGTTGGTCGTTGTTTAGATTTATTTGATATTGATACAAAACTCACCAAACGCTGGGAAGGAATAGGTAAGAAAGAATGA
- a CDS encoding ATP-binding cassette domain-containing protein → MLQVQLRSQDPVYLDMAFECQNGQLLALVGPSGSGKTSALRAIAGLLPVASGKICIGNSTWLDTENKVLVPSTKRSVGMVFQNYALFPHLTAYQNIQLALPSHLSQEYVEGLLKDMGLIDLQKRYPHELSGGQRQRVALARAFARQPQVLLLDEAFSAVDHPTRKILYEELIKLRQRIEIPIVMVTHDLREARLLSDNMCILDQGKSLQQATPAHIFSSPRNERVAQLVGLSDIFSGTFFKKEQVDSQTGMPIAHLQWGQGIHSVVLEINDKGRLPNHTEVKWVISGAYVDLSLTKNFKVNSFAASVSKILQLGDVSSLTLSLELPFSQLMHLEISTRMVRDLALVEGKTIYLSLDPAGIHIMPVYSDPSVKMAQKQLREKPIQIGAILLVAGQGSRLGGIPKSLMKIDGVTLLERHVETLSRFVTQAPIVVTGFYADSIQEKIKYQQVQWVHNSAPEDGQSGSVRLGLEALYRSSQSLDVILMMLGDQPFLNEADIRQLIENFKVRKSGQFLLPMVQGKRGNPVLLSGSALKKVIESGLEMTVRQYMDQYPEEVIHWESANHHYIFDIDSFEDVIDFENKTGFKIELPAKQ, encoded by the coding sequence ATGTTACAAGTTCAACTTCGATCCCAAGATCCTGTTTATTTAGATATGGCATTTGAATGTCAAAATGGACAGCTACTCGCTCTTGTTGGACCCTCCGGAAGTGGTAAAACCAGTGCATTACGCGCAATTGCTGGACTTCTTCCCGTTGCAAGTGGAAAAATTTGTATTGGCAATAGCACTTGGTTGGATACTGAAAATAAGGTGCTTGTACCATCCACCAAAAGATCAGTAGGTATGGTATTTCAGAACTACGCACTATTTCCCCATCTCACGGCTTATCAAAATATACAACTCGCCTTACCGAGTCATCTTTCCCAAGAGTATGTGGAAGGTTTGTTGAAAGATATGGGGTTGATCGACTTACAAAAGCGCTATCCTCATGAGTTATCCGGTGGTCAGCGTCAACGCGTGGCATTAGCTAGGGCATTTGCCCGCCAACCACAAGTATTGTTGCTCGATGAAGCCTTTTCTGCAGTAGATCATCCAACCCGTAAAATTCTGTATGAAGAGTTAATTAAACTTCGGCAACGGATCGAAATTCCGATTGTGATGGTTACCCATGATCTCCGAGAGGCAAGGTTACTCAGCGACAACATGTGTATTCTGGATCAAGGAAAATCCTTACAACAAGCCACCCCGGCTCATATTTTTTCGAGCCCAAGGAATGAGCGAGTTGCCCAGTTGGTAGGACTGTCTGATATTTTTTCAGGTACTTTTTTCAAGAAAGAGCAAGTTGATTCTCAAACTGGAATGCCGATTGCGCATTTACAGTGGGGGCAGGGGATACACTCAGTTGTCTTAGAAATCAATGATAAAGGTCGGTTACCAAATCACACAGAGGTGAAATGGGTGATATCAGGAGCCTACGTTGACTTATCTTTGACTAAAAACTTCAAAGTGAATAGTTTTGCAGCCAGCGTCAGTAAGATTTTACAATTAGGTGATGTCTCAAGTTTGACTTTATCTTTAGAGTTACCTTTCTCACAATTGATGCATCTTGAGATTAGTACGCGAATGGTAAGAGATTTAGCTTTGGTTGAAGGAAAAACCATTTACCTATCACTTGACCCTGCTGGCATCCATATTATGCCGGTGTATTCTGATCCGAGCGTCAAAATGGCGCAAAAACAATTACGTGAAAAGCCAATTCAAATAGGGGCAATTTTATTAGTCGCTGGTCAAGGAAGTCGATTGGGGGGTATTCCTAAATCACTTATGAAAATTGATGGGGTGACTTTACTTGAGCGACATGTCGAAACCTTAAGTAGATTTGTGACCCAAGCACCGATTGTGGTGACTGGTTTTTATGCGGATTCTATACAAGAGAAGATCAAGTATCAGCAAGTTCAGTGGGTCCATAATTCTGCTCCAGAAGACGGTCAATCTGGTTCCGTCAGATTAGGTTTAGAAGCCTTGTATCGAAGTTCACAAAGCTTAGATGTGATATTGATGATGCTGGGAGATCAACCGTTTTTAAATGAGGCTGATATTCGGCAACTCATTGAAAACTTTAAAGTACGCAAATCGGGACAGTTTTTATTACCCATGGTTCAAGGTAAACGTGGAAATCCCGTCCTACTCTCTGGAAGTGCACTGAAGAAAGTGATTGAAAGCGGGCTAGAGATGACCGTTCGACAATATATGGATCAATATCCTGAGGAAGTGATACATTGGGAAAGTGCCAATCATCATTATATTTTTGACATTGACTCTTTTGAGGATGTGATTGATTTTGAGAATAAGACAGGCTTTAAAATAGAGCTACCTGCAAAACAATAA
- a CDS encoding UbiD family decarboxylase codes for MKQTPSYNDLQQHIDELRSKGLLQVIDQPIDKDSEMHPLVRWQFVGGMAEADRKAFLFTNIVNAKGRTYDIPVLVGGLAANRSVYGVGMGCDVEEIQAKWDKAIQHPIAPVMVENPICQEVILEGAALQGEGNGLDMLSIPISTPGFDSAPTLTATNVITKDVQTGGQNMGTYRCQLKAPDRLVVRMATRVGGAGGYLHYLGWKKAGHKTMPCAIVLGCPPYVAFMGPQKLPLGVDEFDVAGGLAGEPIQISKAHSVDLKIPAQAEIVIEGLIDLEWLEPEAPFGESHGHVALEEFNLPMKITAITHRFKPVIPSYISQVAPSESSVIKRVAYEPLFLNYLSKTLNIKGVKRVSLHEPLTGLLRVTIITFAQDVSKTEIWRALYGAAFFKGDCGKICIAVNEDIDPDNADALFWAMAYRMNPVHDLKTLEHRGQGHGPKRENDGEEDSTLLMDATMKSPMPPLALPKEEYMVKAKKLWESFGLPQLKPQAPWFGYSLGDWSSVWDAAAKRAVDGNYLENGKISQTQIRNDVTAETKFRPDETN; via the coding sequence ATGAAGCAAACTCCTTCCTACAATGATTTACAGCAACATATTGACGAATTAAGGTCTAAAGGACTCTTACAAGTCATTGATCAGCCCATAGATAAAGACTCTGAAATGCACCCACTCGTGCGTTGGCAATTTGTTGGAGGGATGGCAGAAGCGGACCGTAAAGCATTTTTATTTACCAATATTGTGAATGCTAAAGGTCGTACATATGATATTCCGGTTTTAGTCGGAGGATTAGCCGCGAATCGATCAGTCTACGGTGTTGGAATGGGCTGTGACGTTGAAGAGATTCAAGCCAAGTGGGATAAAGCTATACAACATCCAATTGCACCAGTGATGGTAGAAAACCCCATTTGCCAAGAAGTGATCCTGGAAGGGGCAGCTTTGCAAGGTGAGGGTAACGGCTTAGATATGCTTTCTATTCCGATTTCAACACCAGGATTTGATAGTGCACCTACCTTAACGGCAACCAATGTTATTACTAAGGACGTACAAACGGGTGGGCAGAACATGGGTACTTATCGCTGCCAGCTCAAGGCACCGGATCGTTTGGTTGTTCGTATGGCAACTCGAGTAGGTGGAGCAGGTGGCTATTTGCACTATTTGGGTTGGAAAAAAGCCGGTCATAAAACCATGCCTTGTGCCATTGTATTGGGCTGTCCTCCTTACGTTGCATTTATGGGGCCACAAAAATTACCATTAGGTGTAGATGAGTTTGATGTGGCTGGAGGTCTAGCAGGTGAACCCATTCAGATTAGCAAGGCTCATTCAGTCGATCTTAAAATTCCCGCTCAAGCAGAGATTGTGATTGAGGGATTGATCGATCTCGAGTGGTTAGAGCCAGAAGCACCATTTGGCGAGTCTCATGGTCACGTTGCCCTTGAGGAGTTTAATTTGCCGATGAAGATTACAGCTATTACACATCGCTTTAAGCCAGTCATACCCTCATATATCAGTCAAGTGGCACCAAGTGAATCAAGTGTGATTAAGCGCGTCGCTTATGAACCTTTATTCTTAAATTACCTATCTAAAACCCTAAATATTAAGGGAGTCAAGCGGGTTTCCTTGCATGAGCCTTTAACTGGTTTGCTAAGGGTCACAATTATTACCTTCGCTCAAGACGTATCAAAAACTGAGATTTGGCGAGCCTTGTATGGAGCAGCCTTTTTTAAAGGCGATTGTGGCAAGATTTGTATTGCTGTCAATGAGGATATTGATCCGGATAATGCGGACGCGTTATTTTGGGCAATGGCTTATCGAATGAATCCCGTACATGACCTGAAAACGCTCGAACATCGTGGTCAAGGACATGGTCCTAAAAGAGAAAATGATGGGGAAGAGGACTCTACCTTACTCATGGATGCAACGATGAAAAGTCCAATGCCACCATTGGCATTGCCTAAAGAAGAGTACATGGTTAAAGCTAAAAAACTGTGGGAGTCCTTCGGTTTGCCTCAACTAAAACCCCAAGCACCTTGGTTTGGATATTCTTTAGGTGATTGGTCAAGCGTTTGGGATGCAGCAGCAAAACGCGCAGTCGATGGTAATTACTTAGAAAATGGCAAAATTAGTCAAACTCAGATCAGGAATGATGTAACAGCGGAAACTAAATTTCGCCCCGATGAAACTAATTGA
- a CDS encoding tripartite tricarboxylate transporter substrate binding protein — protein MKKVKMLLKKIASIFCAAWIALQFSPIVTAADVYPSKPIRLVLGYAPGGVADITARLIAQKMSDSMGQQIVVDNRPSAGGIVAAQAVAAADPDGYTILHLNYGNAVSEAIFKKLPYDIQKDFEPVSLMGSFDVLMLVDKNSDIQNVADFIAKAKANPEKYNIGSVSVGSGQHMSAALFKSMTGLQVELVPYKATSNLFMALKSKDISVAFEIISPAMPMIKSGDLKPLAVSSVKRYEALANVPTLNESGVKGYDVVAWNGMAVPAKTPKAVIDRLNKEVNLALRDPEVKAKFQSVGIEPKGGSPEDLKALLANEIAKWKKLVAQLNMEKL, from the coding sequence ATGAAAAAGGTAAAAATGTTATTAAAAAAAATTGCTAGTATTTTTTGTGCAGCTTGGATTGCTTTGCAATTTTCCCCCATTGTCACTGCAGCTGATGTTTATCCGAGTAAGCCAATCCGCTTGGTCTTAGGTTATGCGCCAGGTGGAGTAGCTGATATTACGGCACGTTTAATAGCGCAGAAAATGTCTGACTCTATGGGTCAGCAAATTGTTGTTGATAATCGTCCAAGTGCTGGCGGGATTGTAGCGGCTCAAGCAGTAGCAGCAGCGGATCCAGATGGATATACGATTCTGCATCTTAATTATGGAAACGCAGTGAGTGAAGCTATTTTTAAAAAATTACCTTACGATATTCAAAAAGATTTTGAGCCTGTTTCGTTAATGGGTTCCTTTGACGTTTTAATGCTAGTAGATAAAAACTCTGACATTCAAAATGTGGCTGACTTCATTGCTAAAGCAAAAGCAAATCCAGAAAAATACAACATAGGGTCTGTTAGTGTTGGTAGTGGACAGCACATGTCCGCTGCACTATTTAAAAGTATGACGGGTTTGCAAGTGGAGTTAGTTCCCTATAAAGCAACGTCTAATTTATTTATGGCACTTAAATCGAAAGATATTTCTGTTGCATTTGAAATTATTTCTCCAGCCATGCCGATGATAAAAAGTGGTGATTTAAAGCCTTTGGCCGTATCAAGCGTGAAGCGCTATGAGGCCCTAGCAAATGTACCGACACTCAATGAAAGTGGTGTTAAGGGATATGATGTCGTTGCATGGAATGGTATGGCAGTGCCAGCAAAAACCCCTAAAGCAGTCATAGATCGTTTAAATAAAGAGGTAAACCTTGCCTTAAGAGATCCTGAAGTCAAAGCTAAATTTCAATCGGTAGGCATCGAACCAAAAGGTGGAAGTCCTGAAGACCTCAAAGCTCTTTTGGCAAATGAAATTGCAAAATGGAAAAAACTAGTAGCTCAACTCAATATGGAAAAACTGTAA
- the modA gene encoding molybdate ABC transporter substrate-binding protein, translating into MMRRFFLVAVIASFFYLPLTPSLAQSRESISVAAAANLNGVLDELLLQYSKQGGLQVKIVYGSSGHFYQQMTQGAKYDIFLSANQDYVDRLVSQGYANEAGIIYARGRLVVLVSNKSKIRVTPDWSDLKLAIQDGRLSKFAIANPALAPYGAASIQTLEFLKLKNLFQPALVMGGDVGQTMLFIHSEAAQAGMVPWSMVKQSKTIQDDSYFLIPEQQHQPILQKMMIFKQANPSAKGFYDYLQSAQAKKIWRQYGYE; encoded by the coding sequence ATGATGAGACGATTTTTTCTTGTAGCGGTTATCGCTAGTTTTTTTTACTTACCTTTGACGCCTTCTCTTGCCCAATCTAGAGAATCGATTTCTGTTGCTGCCGCCGCTAACTTAAATGGTGTTCTTGATGAGTTGCTATTGCAATATTCAAAACAAGGCGGATTGCAGGTCAAAATTGTTTATGGATCTTCGGGACATTTTTACCAACAAATGACACAAGGAGCAAAATACGACATCTTTTTATCGGCCAATCAAGATTATGTTGATCGTCTCGTTAGTCAAGGTTATGCAAATGAGGCAGGGATTATTTATGCTAGGGGAAGGTTAGTGGTGTTGGTATCCAACAAGTCAAAGATTCGTGTTACTCCAGATTGGAGTGATTTGAAGTTAGCTATACAAGATGGTCGACTTTCCAAGTTCGCAATTGCAAATCCAGCATTGGCTCCATATGGTGCGGCGTCAATACAGACTCTAGAGTTTTTAAAACTAAAGAATTTGTTTCAACCGGCCTTAGTGATGGGCGGAGATGTCGGACAAACCATGTTATTTATTCACTCTGAAGCAGCTCAAGCGGGAATGGTGCCATGGTCCATGGTCAAGCAATCTAAAACTATTCAGGATGACTCCTATTTCCTCATACCAGAACAACAGCACCAACCAATTTTGCAAAAAATGATGATTTTTAAACAAGCAAACCCTTCGGCAAAAGGTTTTTATGATTATTTGCAATCTGCACAAGCAAAAAAGATTTGGCGTCAATATGGTTATGAGTAA
- the chrA gene encoding chromate efflux transporter: MQSSVNASFKEALLFWLKLGFISFGGPAGQIATVHNELVDKKHWISEKRFLHALNYCMILPGPEALQLVIYMGWLLHRTIGGIIAGVLFIFPAMLLLILLSIIYVTFGQSPIIEGIFLGIKPAVTAIVIAAGYRISKKILKKPIHFAIALTAFLGMQFNIPYPIIIIGAGVLGFLVSHIKPEWMNSNNSAHSSKGPTKLTTRALIDDDSEQLPHTHFALKNFLIILFVSFLAFAIPFGALLVSFGSDHVFTQLAWFFTKAALLTFGGAYAVLPYVFQSAVENFQWLTTAQMMDGLALGETTPGPLIIVVTYIGFIASYGHTLLMDSPILAGFFGGLVVSWFTFMPSFCFIFLGGPFIESTRTELRLMPILNGITCAVVGVIANLAIFFAIHTLFPDELNSNVKYEHLIFALSVMVVASIAMIKYGQSILRVLLVSGCLGIAAHYFNVH; the protein is encoded by the coding sequence ATGCAAAGTTCAGTAAACGCCTCTTTTAAAGAGGCGCTTCTATTTTGGCTAAAGCTTGGTTTTATAAGTTTTGGGGGTCCTGCAGGTCAGATTGCAACGGTTCACAATGAACTAGTAGATAAAAAACACTGGATTTCTGAAAAACGCTTTTTACACGCTCTGAACTATTGCATGATTTTGCCGGGTCCAGAGGCATTGCAACTTGTGATTTATATGGGTTGGTTATTGCACCGAACAATCGGTGGCATCATCGCCGGCGTTTTATTTATTTTCCCAGCAATGTTACTGCTAATCCTCTTATCTATTATTTATGTTACCTTCGGTCAATCACCAATCATTGAAGGCATTTTTTTAGGTATTAAGCCCGCGGTCACGGCGATTGTAATCGCCGCCGGCTATCGGATTAGTAAAAAAATTCTCAAAAAGCCAATCCATTTTGCCATTGCACTCACGGCATTTTTGGGCATGCAGTTCAATATTCCTTACCCCATCATTATTATTGGCGCTGGAGTCTTGGGGTTTTTAGTCTCCCACATTAAACCTGAGTGGATGAACTCCAATAATTCAGCCCACTCTTCAAAAGGGCCAACCAAGCTTACTACCCGAGCACTGATCGATGATGACTCAGAACAACTGCCACACACGCATTTTGCACTCAAGAATTTTTTGATTATTTTATTTGTCTCTTTCTTGGCCTTTGCAATACCGTTTGGGGCTTTGTTAGTTTCGTTCGGTTCAGATCATGTATTCACTCAATTGGCATGGTTTTTCACGAAGGCTGCCCTTCTTACTTTCGGTGGGGCTTATGCGGTTCTCCCCTACGTCTTTCAATCTGCGGTTGAAAACTTCCAATGGCTTACTACTGCACAAATGATGGATGGTTTGGCTTTGGGTGAAACGACTCCAGGCCCTCTGATCATTGTTGTGACATATATTGGATTTATTGCTTCTTACGGCCATACTTTACTGATGGACTCTCCAATCCTTGCAGGATTTTTTGGTGGGCTAGTTGTTAGTTGGTTTACCTTTATGCCGTCATTTTGTTTTATTTTTTTAGGCGGCCCGTTTATTGAATCTACCCGCACTGAACTCAGGTTAATGCCCATTCTCAATGGCATCACGTGCGCCGTAGTCGGTGTCATTGCAAATTTAGCGATATTTTTTGCTATACACACGTTATTTCCAGATGAACTCAATTCAAATGTGAAATACGAACATCTCATTTTTGCCTTATCCGTGATGGTAGTAGCTAGTATTGCGATGATTAAATATGGTCAAAGTATTTTGCGAGTCTTGCTGGTGAGTGGCTGTTTAGGCATCGCGGCACATTACTTCAATGTCCATTAA